One window of the Anopheles cruzii chromosome 2, idAnoCruzAS_RS32_06, whole genome shotgun sequence genome contains the following:
- the LOC128278983 gene encoding uncharacterized protein LOC128278983, whose translation MLSDTTESLFESLPQLTKLESYSVGVDFLKKLFEIAPQISSLTTIVDTPALHFICENFKNLSFLDLLFTADDQEESDALARIDQLARLKELVLISCPVRNVVFPHSNVRCLTLKTCKKLTDEDLLKLPERFPMLKRLTIKYCNLVSVAGINLLHKSIPTCRIDLNGQRFYPLA comes from the exons ATGTTGAGCGATACGACTGAAAGTCTGTTCGAGTCCTTGCCGCAATTAACCAAATTGGAG AGCTATTCTGTTGGTGTGGATTTTTTGAAGAAACTCTTTGAAATTGCTCCACAAATAAGCAGCTTGACGACGATCGTAGATACCCCAGCTTTACATTTCATCTGCGAAAACTTTAAGAATCTCAGTTTCTTGGATTTGCTATTTACGGCCGATGATCAG GAGGAAAGCGATGCCTTGGCCAGAATTGATCAGTTGGCTCGACTGAAGGAACTTGTTTTAATAAGCTGTCCCGTGCGCAATGTTGTTTTCCCTCACAGCAATGTTCGTTGCTTGACATTGAAAACGTGTAAAAAG TTAACGGACGAAGATCTTCTCAAGTTACCAGAACGGTTCCCCATGCTGAAACGATTGACAATTAAATATTGTAATTTGGTATCTGTGGCTGGCATCAATCTGCTGCACAAATCTATTCCAACTTGTAGAATCGACTTAAATGGGCAACGATTCTATCCCCTGGCTTGA